ATTTTATCCTTTGATTTTTTCCCGGTGGAAATAGGATAACAGAATACTGTAGAATTTGACCAGATGAAAGAAGAACGTTTCCATGATTCCTCCCTCCAGCCTGAGGCCTACCGCTGGGCCGCGGTGATAGCCCTTCCTCTCCGCCTGGTGGTGGGCTGGACGTATTTCTCCGCTTTCTGGCGCCGCCTAGTTCTGGAAAACAAGCTGATCCCGGAAGACCCGGGCTACATCGGCGTCAAATTCAACCATTTTCTGCCCAATGCTCTGGGAATCAAGCCGGTCATTGAGTATCTGGTGACGCACCCGTCTGAACTCTGGTGGTTCATGGCGGCGTTCACCATCATTGAATTCCTGGTAGGGCTAATGCTCATGCTGGGGCTGCTGACGCGTCTGGCGGCCGTAGGCGTTTTCTCCCTGGCGCTGGGGATTCTGCTGGGTTCCGGGTGGCTGGGGACCACCTGCCTGGATGAATGGCAGATAGGCATTCTGGGAATGTGCGCCGGGCTTCTCCTCTTCCTGACGGGTGGCGGTTCCTGCTCCCTGGACCGCAAGCTGGCGCAGCTCCCATGCTGCACTCGCCGGGCCTCCCTGTTTGCGTGGGTGGCGTCCGGTCCGCTGCCGCTGGGGTACCGGAAGCTGGCTAAGGTTTCCATCTGGTCCGCCGTGTTCATGATGTTCGTCACGCTGGGAACCAACCAGTTCTTCCATGGCGGGGTTTGGGGGCCGCTCCATAACAAGTCCGTGAAGCCTCTGCTGGAAGTAAGCGGGGCTTCCCTGTCCGAGGATGGCCTGCGCTTCAACGTATACCGCACGGAGGGCGTGGACACCTACGGTTCCTTCCTGGTCCGCGTCCGGCTGACGGACGGACAGGGAAATACCCTGTGGAAGATGGAGGCGGACGAGCTTTCCGCCCTCCCTCCTTCCGCTATTGAAAATAGTTATATCGCGCGGATCAAGCCGGGAGCTTTCGGTCTGGTTATTCCGCTGGGGGCGAAGGCCGGCGTGACGCTCCCCGCCGCGCTGCCCGTGGTTCCGGAAGGTCCGGTCTCTGTGGTGCTGACGGACGTGAGCGGCAAGGAATGGTCCGCTCCGGTCCGGAAGGCTGGCGGTGCGTGAGCGGTCCCGGAAGATGGAGAAAGGCAGGATAAGGAGAAGAGTCCCCGTGGGGGAAATTCTTCCGGGCGGTAAGCGTGTTTGTTCGCGACAAGCTGCTTGTCTTCCGCAGGAACTTCTCTGTTTCAGAAGGATACGTTCATTTCCATCTTGACAAGGGTGACGGTGGGGATAAAAGGGGAATGATGAAAACTACCCTGACCATACTCTGTCTTGCCTGCTTTTCGTCCGCTTCTCCGGCGGAAGAAACCTTGAATTCCCTCCTCAAGGAAAGGGAACAGCTTTTGTCCAGCATGGCTGAACTGGCGCAGGAACAGTACAAGTCCGGCCTTGCCCACTGGGATGCCGTAATCCGGGCCAACGTGAATTTGCTGGAATTCCGCCGTGACAATGCCGCCTCTCCGGAAGATGCCATTGCCATCCAGAAGGAGCTGGCCAAGTCTCTGGAACAGGCCTTCCGGCTGGCGGAAAAAGCCTGCGCCTCCAATACGGGTGATAAAATGGAG
This DNA window, taken from Akkermansia muciniphila, encodes the following:
- a CDS encoding TQO small subunit DoxD, whose amino-acid sequence is MKEERFHDSSLQPEAYRWAAVIALPLRLVVGWTYFSAFWRRLVLENKLIPEDPGYIGVKFNHFLPNALGIKPVIEYLVTHPSELWWFMAAFTIIEFLVGLMLMLGLLTRLAAVGVFSLALGILLGSGWLGTTCLDEWQIGILGMCAGLLLFLTGGGSCSLDRKLAQLPCCTRRASLFAWVASGPLPLGYRKLAKVSIWSAVFMMFVTLGTNQFFHGGVWGPLHNKSVKPLLEVSGASLSEDGLRFNVYRTEGVDTYGSFLVRVRLTDGQGNTLWKMEADELSALPPSAIENSYIARIKPGAFGLVIPLGAKAGVTLPAALPVVPEGPVSVVLTDVSGKEWSAPVRKAGGA